From the genome of Rhododendron vialii isolate Sample 1 chromosome 10a, ASM3025357v1:
ACCTCCATACCAGTCCTTGAATGAGGACTTCACTGACAGGCCGGTGGTTCAACCAAAGGACCTAGAAAGGGTTAGGAACACTCTCCCTGAGCTTAGGAAGGCCTTTGCCCTTCATCGCTATGCTGAACGCACTGACAAAGGAGCCAAATTTGATAGTTGGTGGGGAGGCTACACAAGAATGCATTTCGTCAAACCCTATCTGGATGTCTTAACCACACTTCTGCCACAATCCGCTGGAGTTCCTGAGCCTGGCCTCACCATGCCCTTGCAACAGATCAGTCCTTCTCCATCCTTGAccatgaaaagaaaaggtaagacCCACACCTTTGCTGTTGCGAATTCTTGAAttcattcaatatttttgggctAATCTCTTCCTTGTCTCCAGGTTTAGAGAGTATTCCCGATGAAACCCCTGCTGAAACTGCCCCACAGAAGCCCAAAAGGACTAAGATGCTCGCACGCAAGCAGGCGCCGGAGGTAAAACTCCTTTAGCATCCCTCCATTCCTTCCGTACATTACTTATGCCTTAAATCTCCTCACAGGCCTCTCAGACCACCGTGGCTGGTAGAACAAGGAGTAGTGCCAAAAATAGTTCTCCTGAGTCTGACCCTTTGGAGAAGGTTTGTACTCTTCTTGGCCTCACCCTTGGCCTCTTTGAAACCTTTTGCTAAATCCCCCTCCTCTTGACAGGCTACCTCCAAAATCAAGGAAGGGCAAGCTGATTCTGCTCCAACCAAGAAGAGGTTGAGGAAGAAAAAACCTACTCCAATTGACTCTGAAAATACCGTGTCTGCCACAGAAGGCAATCCCATCGTAAGGATGTATTGTGACATGTCCTCTTCAGCATTTATGGCCCCTTACTATCATCTAATCCCTCTTGTTTTTAACCCCAAGGAACTTGACGATTACTTTGaagaagagatagagatagaagAGAAAGGGCTGGGTATGCCTCACCAAGAACCTGAACACGAAGCATCCTCCAGAACTCCAGAGAAGCCCAGCTCTCCGGCAACCAAACATATCCCCTCGAATGATCCTCCTGTTGAACCTGAACTTGTCATCGTAacagaggaaaaagaagaagaagatctggACACTTTGTTTCAGTCTGCTCAGGACTTGCTGAAGGCGGCCAATTCTGGTACCTCAGGCAGTGGTCTTGGATCAACTTCCCAATCTCAATTTACACCAGATGAAATTGCTGAGGCCAAGACAGCTCTTAGGATGGCCCTTCTGCAGAACTTCAAGGCTATTGTCCATCCAGCTCGAGCCTCGAATATAAAGAAGGCCATGGAGGTGCTGGTGAAGTCCCAGGCCCTGGGTACGGAGGAGACCTCCCTTCAGTATTTCCAAAAAGAATTTCCCACCATGATCAAATCTCATGATTCTTCCACCCACGAGCTTAACAAGGTTAATGCCAAGTTGGCGGAATTGGACCTGGTTGATATGGAGCTTACCAAATTCAGTTCTGAATGGAATCAGCTCAAGGAAGATATCAAGGTCAATGAAGCAAACATCACTGCCACCTCCGATGACATTCAAGAtctcaaaacccaattggcactAGCTGAAGGCCGACTGGAAGACTTTTGGAAGGAATCCAAAATCCTGGCCCAACATCATGAGAAATTGAAGGCTGGATCAAAAAGCCAGAAAATGAAGCTGAATCTCTTGGTTGAAGAAGTCCCAGGCCTTCGTGGGAAGCGGGATACGCTTGAAGCTCGGCTTGCCAACCTTGACACCTCGTGGGCAAACCTCAAAAGCAGTCTTGAAAGCCTTCTGTAGGTCTTGACTTCAAAACTTTCACTTTTGAACtttggtttgtaataattagttaATTTGCTTCTTGCCTGGCCTGGAACTTTCCTTTAATTGGCCAAGGTAGTGGTTTGGTTTTGATGACAGGCGGCCTGAACTTGAGGcctttttgaattttgcataGTAAGTACTACGGCCTCCGTTCAGGCCTTGCCATGAAATTTCTTTATGGTTTGGTAGATTGAATTTCTCCAAAGTCTCTCATCTCCCACATAGTAGGATAGTGATGCTTTAGgtactttccatttgttaaaTGCTTAAATAAACCACCATTTAGGTCCACAAGAAGATAAACattacctctaaggacttgAGCAATCTGGTACGGTCCTTCATAGGTTGGAGACCACTTGCCatatcttggattcttttccCCTAATGGGAAGACTGCCTTCCAAACCAAGTCACCCTCAGTAAAGCTCTTTCTCCTTACACGTTTGTCATAAGATCTAGcgactcttcttttctgaaccAACATGTGATCAAGGGCTGCAAGCCTAACCTCGTCCAAGTCCTCAAGCTCCATCAGCATGGCCTGAGTATAATCTGCAGGATTGAGGCCATTTTGATATGCTATTCTTGCTGACTTTACTGCTACTTCCATTGGTAGGACTGGATCATGcccatataccaacatataaggAGTTATATTGGTGGCTTCCTTCTTTGAGGTTCTGTAGGCCCATAAGGCCTCAGAAAGCAATTCGTGCCAGGCCCTTGGATTATCTTCCACCATTTTCTCGATAATGTTGACAAAAGTCCTGTTGGTGGATTCagcttggccatttccttgtgCGTAATAAGGAGTAGAATTGGAGATAATAATATTTTGCTGTGCAGCAAAGTTAACCACTTGTTCTCCCATAAATATTGTACCCCTATCTGCAACCAAGTGTTCAGGCAGTCCAaacctatggatgattcttTCCTTGATCACCTTGATTACCTCTTGTTGATCCACAGACTTTAATGGTATGGCTTCtgcccacttggtgaagtaatccgtggctaccaagatgtaagtatgatttcCTGAAGAGGGCggataaatttttccaattatgtcaagggcccaacctctaaatggccaaGGTTTGACCACAGCATGATAATTAGCTGCAGGAACACGCTGAATTGGGCCATGGGCTTGGCAAGGTTGACATCCTTTAGAAAAACGAATACAATCCTCCAAGatggttggccaatagtatccataccttctgattagccatctcatctttatTCCAGATTGATGGGCGCCACAGATTCCTTCATGGACTTCACTCATGACCCTCATGGCCTCGGGGTGccctaaacaccttaaaagtaaatcgtcctcaaagcttttcttgtataattcatcGCCCACGAGGATATAGCTCATAGCCCTTCTCCTTACTTTCCTAGAAGTTCTGTGATGAGGCCTCTTTAGGAAGGAAATAATAGGTGTACGCCAATCGTTCTCTGGTTCATCATCTGATTCTTCACCTGTGAAGTCAGAAGTAAATACCTCCAGTCATAGACCTCTCCTTCTAACAGAAGGTAACAACCTCTTTTGGACTGTGATAATCTTGTGGATTGTTTCTGGAGCTAGCTTCAGACCTGTAGAGGCCTGAGCCAAGCTGTTGGCTTCAGtgttcatactccttgaaaCGTGTTTAACAGttacattatcaaaatcttgaattaattgcactgctgccatataataaggagccaagtcctcactatagcatttgaaCGTTCCCGCCAAGTGATTgattacaaggtttgaatccccaataatCTTTACTTCTCTGACCTCTAGATCTCTTAGGATCTCAAGGCCTATAAGAACtgcttcgtattcagcttggttatttgtacatgggaaatcaaattgaaaagacaaTTCAGTCCTCAGGCCTTGGGGAGAAATAACAATTACTCCACAGCCTAAGGCCTGCTGAGTCCTTGATCCGTCAAAGAGCAGTGTCCAAGGAGTAAGTGATATCTCAAGGGCGTTCAGACTTAACTCGGACTCATCGCCGATATCCATGCATggatgatcagcaagaaaatcCGCTAAGGCCTGGCCCTTTACATCCTTTTGAGGAacgtattgaaaactaaactccattagagctaaagaccatttgccgattcggcctctcatgattggccgagaaagcaagtatttaactaggtctgttttactcataatgtaaaccaaaacaggaagcatgtagtgcttcaattttattgctaaaaagtacaaggcaagacaaatcttttcaatAGGAGTGTATCTCCTTTCACAAAGAGTCAACAACCTACTCAAGTAATAAATCGCCTGTTCCTTTCCTTGAACGTTATCTTGAGCTAAAAGGCCTCCAATAGAGCCTTCAGCTGCTGAGATGTAGAGCTTCAACGGCCTGTTCTTGATGGGAGGCATAAGGACTGGAGCCATTGCTAAATAGCCTTTGATCTCGTCAAAGGCCTTTTGATggtttgcctcccaaacaaaagcgtcatggtccttcagcttcaagagtGGAGAAAAGACTTGAACCCTTCCAGGTAGGTTTGAGATAAACCTTCTCAAGAAGTTGAACGAACCcaagagcttctgcaactccttcttggtggtaggaggctttacttccatgattgctttggccttgttcttgtcaacttcaatccctctgttgtggaccaagaatccaaggaacttgcctgcggagactccgaaggcacatttcaaggggtttactttcaaatcaaactgttgcattctcaagaaagacttcctcaagtgttccaaatgttcatcataggactgagacttgaccacgatatcatcaatgtagatctccatgaaatgaccaatgaaatcatgaaatatggcgTTCATCGCTCGCTGGAATGAagcaccagcattctttagaccgaagggcattacgaccCACTCAGAGGTTCCTAGGGCTCCAGGACACCTAAAAGCTTTCTTAGCCGTATCGGCCTCGTCGATAAAGATCTGATTGTAACCAGAACgcccatccatgaaggacaagaccttgtgaccagaagctccatctaccaactgatctacgactggcattggatactcatcctttggggaagccaagttcaagtttctaAAGTCTACACATACTCTGACCTTGCcgttcttcttaaggactggcacaatattagagagccaagtaacatacctGGCTGTGCGTATGAATCCAGCATTGAAGAGGCGTTCGATCTCATCTTTGACCTGTAAGTAaacctcattggacatcctccttggCGGTTGTTTGAAAGGTCTGAATTCTGGTTGTATAGGCAACTTGTGCTCCACTAGGTCTCTGGACAGACCTGGCAGCTCTTCGTAAGTCCAAGCAAAATAGGACTTGAATTCCCTTAAGAGCTGGATGAACTTTTCCTTCACGTCCTCTGGCAGAAGTTGACTAATATATACAGGTTTGGGATTCTTTGAATCTCCCAAATTAACTTCTTCCAAAGAATCTTGCACGTCAGCttttaaatcatccaacttggctgaggctgcttcaaggtcttccTGGCGGATTTCATTCTGAAGGGCTTACTGACATTGAAAAGGGTGTTTGGATGAAGCTATAATCGGCCTACTTGACTCCGTAATCATTGGACCgattaattcttgaaaaagtGCCTTCACTTCTTCAGCCGACTTCTTGTTATGAATGGGGGCTATTTTGTGGCGGCCATACTTGTCAAGGCCTGCCACCTTCATTGGACCAACCCCTTCATCATACAGGTGGGCCTCAGCATGGTTTGTAGAGGCCTGGAATGGTCTACGGTCAGCCCATATTACCTCCACGTCgtcttgattccaaaaaataagacattggtgaagggttgaggGGACCGCTAGACAAgaatgaatccaatctctccccagtagaacattgaaggaagagtgtgaattgacaacaaagaaaggtgttgttaaGGTCTTGAACCCTATCGttaaattcatgatcaaaatacctTGGCATGCTGTCTCATTTCCAATGAAGTCAGTCAAGGTGGCGTTGCATGAAACCAGATCTTGATCAGTCTTCCCGAACCTCTGCATCATGGCCTTAGGAATGAGATTGGCTGCTGAACCGTTGTCTACCAGGATACGGTTCACTAGCATCCCATCAAGGCAACCAGCAatgtacaagggcttgatgtgtttgttcattGTAGGACTCAGCCTCTCAAAGATCACGCTAGCCGCACGATCTCCATTCTTCTCTTCGGTCTCGTCCTTTAGCACGATCACTGAAGGCCCATTCAGTCCTACAGAGAAGGACTCATTTAAGATCTCTGCTGTTTGCCCCATCTCTACAACATCTCCCAccatggctgttggagtgtTGTCCTTGGCTTCCAGATCTGCTGGTAAGAACACGACCATGTTGCATTGCATGTTATGACCCTATCTAGGCACAAATACCTTAGCCTGTGGATTCAACTTCAacttgccccccgagtcctGCTTTCTAGGTTCGAGGGCTGTCTTCTGGAGCAAAGTAACTTGTCTTGGTGGAGGCTGAATCTTAGCCTCCTTAAGAGTTCTTTCCAGGAGAGGTTGTTTCTTGGGTACCGTTGCCTGCTTTGGAGGTGATTTGGTAACGACCTCCTTGTACGTCCTTTTGAACGGGATTTGCTTCTGGGGTAAAGTCCTTGGAGGAGGCTCAACGATAGCCTCTTCCACAGTCCTTTCCAAGGGCTTGTGCACTCTTTTAGCCTTAGGTTTTTCGACCATAGGCTCTTCCACTGGGATCTCCATCTTCATCTTCCCCTTGGGATCATCTCCATTCATGAGGTCATCTTCATTCATGGGATCGTCAAGTAGGTCTGCTTCTTCCTCGGCCCTTCTTGCTGCCTACCTAAAACGTTGGCGGTGCCTCTTCTGAGATCTAGACAAAGGTGGAGGTTCAGAGGGAAACTTTGGATGTTCAACCCTATGCCACTCATTTGGAGGAGTGACTGGAGGTTTCACAGCCCTTGATTTATCCCTGAAAGGAGCAGATATCCTCAAGTTGACgagctcatcttcaatttcaaccaaCCCTGGCTGAATTCGGTTGAACACAGATTCGCGTACAACCCTTCTCCCTTTAGACCTGCGTGGCTCCTTAGGACTTGGCTCAGCCCTTCCCACAATAATGCTTTTTAGGATTGGTTTGCTAGGACTGGTATGATGTCCACACTCTGTACATACCATGGAACAAGTTGGTTTCTCTGGTTTCTTCACTCCCAAAGGTCTAGACCACCAAGAGTTCAGTTTTTCAAACCTTCTAACCCGCTCAGTCCTGACATCGCTCTCATCATAGTAAGGATCCCAATACCTGCCTGGGCTGGACTTATAGACTGCTCTAGAAGGGgctcccaaacttatcttctgcctaggaacagtcctaggcatgtccctcatgttgacggagaccatatttgtactTAGCCCTGAAGGAAAGGGATTGCCATCCACCCCCATGGGCTGCTTGTCTTTCTCAGGGAATTTGAACTCTCCCCGCTCAATTTTGTCCTtgatatcatttctaaatactatgcagttattcgtagtatgactccaagaattgtgatacttacaatactctttgcccttcagttcttcCGGAGTTGGAATCTTGTGACCAAAGGGCAGTTTGAGCAGCTTGTCGGCCAAGAGTTGATCAAAGATCGCTTCAGCCCTACCCACGTCGAATGTATAGGTCCTGGTTGACTTATTGAAAGAGCTCTGGGCTGACTGCTTTGTgggctccatcttgacaaaggccttgcacacatatggctttttgttgatgatttcagccaCTGCCACGTCTGGGTCTGCCTCTGCTTCCACTGCAGCAACCTCGTAATTAGGGTCGCGGTAATACGTCCCTTTGGATGCCGTCTTCCTGTCCCGCTCTTCTgccaagaacttttcataatAAGAAGCTTTAAAAGATAATTCGAACAGGTCTCTGAACTCTGTTccataaaacttcttcttcatttcaaagcccaggCCGTTTAATGCTATATGCACGTATTCGACCTCAGGAAGGACTATCTTGCATTTGAATCGAGCAGTTTTGAAACGTAAGAGGTAGGACTCCACAGACTCTAGATGGGTTTGACGATAGCATGACAGGTCTGCCAACGTTACTTCTGGTTCTACCCTGTAGAACTGCTGGTGGAACATCTCCTCCAACTGTGCCCAGGTCTGCACCGAGTTAGGtggcaagttgatgtaccaagtgaAGGCTGTCCCAGTAAGGGAATTGGGAAAAAGCCTCAACTTCAGTGCATCAATGGTTCCAGCCtctccacattgaacttgaaacctagCAATGTGCTCCACCGTTGACTGCATGCTCTCACCATTGAAGGTCTGGAATTCTAGGACTCTATAACCCTTTGGGAAGGTGTATTGTCCACCTCCtcggtatgaggcttcctatacattggccttcccaaaggtctgaaaccaggtcctaactgctcctggagcaggttcaagacttgatcccttcccatGACTGGGTGTGGCTCAGGAGGCGGCTGTGGGTGCGCCTCTTGTGCCTGTTGGTTCTGGgctggacttgccccccgagtatcagagctttgaggagtatgtgctcctttgtcctttccagagccctggcctccttgcaaaggccttCTGTCTGTCTTGTCAGACTTGTCAAGCTTGTTCTGGTCCTCGACCAAAGTAAACCTTTGATCGTGATTCGGAGGCGTCGAAGCTCCTCCAATCAcgactcccttctctttttgccccccgagtgcagggctATTAGACGAAATGGCATGATAAAATGTCTGAAGAGGGGGAGGAACCCCCaataagccagcttggtcttgaccgttgccaaagacaccaaactgtggaaagctCTGATGCTGAAGAGCGAGCGGTAGCCTCTCAgtaagcgtagcaaccattttgttgactgCTATGGTCAAAGGTTCCATGGACTGAGTGAACGATTGCGAGATTGACTACCTAACGTTGTTCgagatctcacgtcctgccatgaacatataatttttgacgctgtcggtagcgtcgctaagatcttgggcgctgatctgaggaccagcttcctcgagtaatggcacgtcgactgccactccctcaggactctgtggtggatccAGGATGGGTGGATCCGGTTGTCGCTGCAGCTTCCTGACCATgataaaacccttagacgattagggtcccaccgAGCGTGCCAAAAGATGTTTCCCACTTTTCCGCCAGGTAGGCTTGAGCGGAAAATCCAATGGCGTATGGAGTGTgagtgcgggcgtgccaggacttgtcgtCGTCCAACGCATGGAAGGCGTGAGTGCGCCTCGATCTGACTTCGTATGTAATGCGactgcgtgtgacccaaagggtgaGGCCACAAAGAGGTTCGTGGTTTTACCACAACGATAGTGGACTTATAATTTCCCAACCGTGTGAGAAAAAGTAGAGAACAtcgtagaataactttattatatcgtaataataaagttggggatacaagagagataggaATAACTTTGTTACGTCGTAATAACAAAGTTGGGGtataagagagatagaaataGATGAGAAATGAGATAGTTGCTTCACTGGGAAGACTTTGGTTTTTTAAGCGCtgggcttgattggtgtgtgaaccctttttccttcttgtcttctagtatttataggccaagggtcttcgattttctgcatgtaaagggcttgttgtcctcttctcatGGCGCCATGTGTCTTTTGCAACTTCCCCTTCACGAGATCATGGGGTAATAGGTAGTTATTGGAGGTTACAGAAGATCATGGGCAAATAgtgcactggtccagatctggGCCGAGTATCTCGCCTTCGCcacgagctgacatgtgtcccgagtAGCTTTCAGATCTTGCCAAATGTCCCAAGTAACTACccattaacatatttagtgAGATCATAGGTAGTTATTTgaggtaaataacaattacccatgAGTTAATTCCAGATCATGGGCGGTTGAACAGTTAGTGGGCCATTTCCATTTCCTATTTCCATGGACGTCAGAGAATAATGGACctatttcttctccttcttttgtGGATGGCAAAGAACCCCAAGCCATTTGACTCGGTCAAATGGCTGTCACTATGCaacaacttctttctttctttccacttttcatgggccacttgggtaatgggccatttaattaaattaaatggcctattAACATATTTAGCCCATATCAACACTTGGGCCAGCagaattcttttacaaattggcccaaaacctccaaactcgagcccgaaccaaattaaaattaattgggtCCAGTCAATATGGGTTTGGCCCat
Proteins encoded in this window:
- the LOC131302992 gene encoding uncharacterized protein LOC131302992; amino-acid sequence: MNEDDLMNGDDPKGKMKMEIPVEEPMVEKPKAKRVHKPLERTVEEAIVEPPPRTLPQKQIPFKRTYKEVVTKSPPKQATVPKKQPLLERTLKEAKIQPPPRQVTLLQKTALEPRKQDSGGKLKLNPQAKVFVPR